TGCTTAAGTCCATATGGCGTATGGCGTAATACCAAAAGCTATTACCGATAAAATAATTGAGAATAGCTGTAAAGGCTAACGTACCCCATAAAGTACCGGTTGGCGTAAATTGTATCCCCTGCGTAATGGCTACATATATTATAAGAAAAAATAGGGCCGGAAGGGCAAATAGAGCCCGTACGCACGCGATCGTTTGACTATCCATATCTGCGGGTAATTTTTTGGCGAAGATGTGGCTTAATTGAAACATCCATAAACAGCTGATAATCATCAAATCTCCTTTTAGCTGTACGGTATATCCGGCTTGCCACAAGAGCATCGTTACGCCTGCAATAATCAGCGCAGAGCCGCCCACTTGCCGCCAAGAAGGTCGTTCTTTGAGCAGCCACCACGTTAATAAAATGGAGTATATAATTTCAAACTGATTGAGGATAGCTCCGTTGGTAGGGGTGGTGTAATTCAGTGCA
The Elusimicrobiaceae bacterium DNA segment above includes these coding regions:
- a CDS encoding DMT family transporter, whose product is MKSPTAAIWIAWFITAVNLIVAKYAVPYITSALFLFLACAGAVLCFVPHITRSHNWHIVFSKKLMWQYLGLGTLGTALPMTVFMIALNYTTPTNGAILNQFEIIYSILLTWWLLKERPSWRQVGGSALIIAGVTMLLWQAGYTVQLKGDLMIISCLWMFQLSHIFAKKLPADMDSQTIACVRALFALPALFFLIIYVAITQGIQFTPTGTLWGTLAFTAILNYFIGNSFWYYAIRHMDLSKATAIILSYPVMTFILSVLLGLDRFTVLKVSGLVLAMGGAYIVTGLIAPQGEKK